The Thermomonospora amylolytica sequence ATGGCGGCGGCGCAGGGCTCCGGCCCCGACCAGCACATGATGACCAGCTACTACCGCCCCGAGATCACCGGCATCCCGGAGCTGGGCCTGGTCGGCGAGCAGCTTTATGCGCAGAGCCGGCTGACGCCCGCCGACATCGGCGCGGCCGTCATCTACGACCACTTCACCCCGCTGGTCCTGCCCCAGCTCGAGGAGCTCGGCTTCTGCCCGCGCGGCGAGGCCAGGGGCTTCATCGCCGACGGCAACCTGGAGGTCGGCGGGCGGCTGCCGTTCAACACCCACGGCGGCCAGCTCGGCGAGGCCTACCTGCACGGCATGAACGGCATCGCCGAGGCCGTCCGCCTGGTCCGCGGCACCTCCGTCAACCAGCCCGGCGGTGCCGGCCAGGGTGTGGGCTACGTCCTCGTCACCGCCGGCACCGGCGTCCCCACCAGCGGGCTCATCCTGGGAGCCGACCGATGAACGCGGGTGATCGGCGCGGCCGGGTCGTGTTCAGCCCTTGGTGACCATGTAGCGGGCGGGGATCTCGCCGCCGCCGTGGACGGGCAGGTCCGCGCCGGTGACATAGGACGCCAGGTCGCTCGCCAGGTACAGGCAGGTGTTCGCCACGTCCTGGGGGGAGCCCATCCGGCCCATCGGGATGATCTCGCCCAGGGCACCGCCGTCGCCGTAGTACGAGGCGGCGGCCTCGGTCAGGACCAGGCCCACCGTGACGTGGTTGACGCGGACCTTCGGGCCCCACTCCAGGGCGAGCGCCTGGCTGAGCATGCGCAGGCCCGCCTTGGCCGCGCTGTAGGCGGCGGTGCGGGGCTGCGGGTGCACGCCGGACACGCTGCCGATGTTGATGATCGAGCCGCCGGTCTCCTGGGCCTGCATGATCTTGTTGGCGGGCTGCGCCGCATGGAACGGGGCCAGCAGGTTGAGCTGCACGATCCGTTCCACGAAACGCGGGGAGACCGTGGCGGCGTCCGCGTCCGGGGAGCCGCCGGCGTTGTTGACCAGCACGTCCAGGCGGCCCATCAGCCCGGCGGCGCGTTCCACCAGTTCGGCGGCCTGGGCGGGGTCGCGGATGTCGGCGGGCAGGAAGTGCGCCGCCCGGCCGCCCGCGCTCGGCGGCGTCCGCGGCTCGTTGCGCGCGCACACCGTCACCCGCGCCCCCGCCGCCAGGAACGCCCGGGCGATCACGGCCCCGATGCCCTTCGTCCCGCCCGTCACCAGGACCGCCCGGCCGCCGAAGTCCACCGACGCGTTCATCCCGCTCCTCCCGCCGCGACTACCGGTCGCGCGGAGCGTACGGTCACCGGCCCGTCGCGGACGGGACGCGTACCGGTGACCGGGACGGCGCCCCCGCGCGGCCGGTCCGCCGACCACCATGACGCCCAGGAACGCGCCGACCCCGCGTGAGGAGAACTTCGATGGCCGAGGCCTACATCGTCGACGCGGTCCGCTCCCCGGTGGGGCGGCGCGGCGGCGGGCTGTCCGGGGTGCATCCCGCCGACCTGGGCGCCCACGTGCTGCGCGCGCTGATGGACCGGACCGGGGTGGACCCGGCGGCGGTGGAGGACGTGATCTTCGGATGCGTGGACGCCATCGGCCCGCAGGCCGGGGACATCGCCCGCACCTGCTGGCTGGCGGCGGGCCTGCCCGAGCACGTGCCGGGCGTGACCGTGGACCGGCAGTGCGGGTCCTCCCAGCAGGCGGTGCACTTCGCCGCCCAGGCCGTCCTGTCGGGCACCGCCGACCTGGTGGTGGCGGGCGGCGTGCAGAACATGTCGCAGATCCCGATCGCCTCCGCGATGACCGCCGCCGCCCAGTTCGGCTTCACCGAGGGGCCGTTCGCCGGGTCCGAGGGCTGGCGGGCCCGGTACGGCGACGTCGAGGTGTCGCAGTTCGCGGGGGCCGAGCAGATCGCCCGCGAGTGGGACATCAGCCGCGAGCAGATGGAGGAGTTCGCCTACCGGTCGCACCGGCGGGCCGTCGCCGCGATCGACGGGGGCCTGTTCACCAAGGAGATCGCCCCGCTGGGGGGCGTGTCCGCCGACGAGGGACCCCGCCGCGACACCTCCCTGGAGAAGATGGCCGGGCTCAGGACCCTGGTCGACGGCGGACGCCTCACCGCCGCGGTGTCCTCGCAGATCTCCGACGGGTCCGCCGCCCTGCTGATCGCCTCAGAGCAGGCCGTCCGCGACCACGGGCTGACCCCGCGCGCCCGGATCCACCACCTCTCCGCACGCGGCGAGGACCCCGTCCGGATGCTGTCGGCGCCCATCCCCGCCACCCGGCACGCCCTCGCCAGGACCGGCATGACCATCGACCGGATCGACGCGGTGGAGATCAACGAGGCGTTCGCCAGCGTCGTGCTCGCCTGGCTCAGGGACATCGGCGCCGACCCCGACAGGGTCAACCCGCACGGCGGCGCCATCGCCCTCGGCCACCCGCTCGGCGCGACCGGCGCCCGGCTGATGACCACGCTGCTGCACCACCTGGAGCGCACCGGCGGCCGGTACGGGCTGCAGACCATGTGCGAGGGCGGCGGCCAGGCCAACGTCACCATCATCGAACGCCTCTGAGGGAGCGACGGACATGATCTGTGCGGGACGGGTCGTCATCGTGACCGGGGCCGGGCGCGGTCTCGGCCGGGCGCACGCGCTGGAGTTCGCCCGGCAGGGCGCCAAGGTGGTGGTCAACGACCTCGGGGTGGCCCGCGACGGCACCGGGCGGGCCGACGACGGGCCCGCCCAGCAGGTCGTGCGGGAGATCGAGGCGCTCGGCGGGCAGGCGGTCGCCGACGGCCACGACGTGGCCACGGACGAGGGCGCCGCCGCGCTGGTGCGCACCGCGGTCGAGACGTTCGGCGGGCTGGACGCGCTGGTCAACAACGCCGGGTTCCTGCGCGACCGGATGCTGGTCAACCTCGGCGAGGACGAGTGGGACGCGGTGATCCGCGTCCACCTCAAGGGCCACTTCCTGCCCCTCAAGCACGCCGGCGCGTACTGGCGGGCCCGCGCCAAGGCCGGTGAGCCGGTGGACGCCCGCGTCGTCAACACCTCCTCCGGCGCGGGCCTGCTCGGCAGCGTCGGGCAGGGCAACTACTCGGCCGCCAAGGCCGGGATCGTCGGCCTCACCCTCGTCGCCGCCGCCGAACTGGGCCGCTACGGGGTCACGGTGAACGCCATCGCGCCCGCCGCCCGCACCCGGATGACCGAGGAGGTGTTCGCGGCGACGATGGCCCCGCCCGAGCCGGGCCGCTTCGACGCCATGGCCCCCGAGAACGTCTCCCCGCTGGTCGTGTGGCTCGGCTCGGCCGAGTCCGGGGACGTCACCGGCCGGGTCTTCGAGGTCGGGGGCGGCAGGGTCTGCGTGATGGAGGGCTTCCGGCACGGCCCGGCGACCGACAAGGGCGCCCGCTGGGACCCCGCCGAACTCGGCCCCGTCATCGCCGGCCTGCTCGCCAAGGCCGAACGGCCCGAACCGGTGTACGGGGCCTGACGACCGGCGCATCCCACTGGCCGGGAACGCCCCGGGCGCACCCGTTCCGGCGCTCGTACCGTCACGGGCATGCTGACCGAGGAACAGCGCCGCGAGGCCGCCGACCGGCTGCGCGACGCCGAACTCGACCGGGCGCCGATCCCGCCGCTCACCGAGAGCCTGCCGGGCATCGACGCGGTCGACGCGTACGAGATCCAGCTGATCAACATCCGCCGCAGGCTGGCGGCGGGCGCGGTCGTGCGCGGCCACAAGGTCGGCCTGTCGTCCAGGGCGATGCAGCAGATGATGGGCGTGGACGAGCCCGACTACGGCCACCTGCTCGCCGACATGGAACTGCGGTCCGACGAGCCGGTGGAGGCCGCCCGCTACTGCTGCCCGCGGGTGGAGGTGGAGGTCGGGTTCGTGCTCGGCGCGGACCTGCCCGGCGAGGACTGCACCGAGGACGACGTGCTGCAGGCCACCGAACGGGTCGTCCCCGCGCTGGAGCTGATCGACAGCCGGATCGCCGACTGGCGGATCAGGCTCGCCGACACCATCGCCGACAACGCCTCCTCGGCCGGCTACGTCATCGGCGAGGGCCGCCCGCCCGAGGGCCTGGACCTCACCGCGATCGAGGCGAGCCTGTACCGGGACGGCGAGCACGTGGTCTCCGGCCGGTCCGACGCGGTGCTCGGCGACCCGGTCACCGCGGTCGCCTGGCTGGCCCGCAAGGTCGCCTCGTTCGGCGTCCGGCTGCGGGCCGGCCACCTGGTGCTGCCGGGCTCGTGCACCCGGGCGGTCGACGTGGCCGCCGGTCAGACGTTCACCGCCGACTTCACCGATCTCGGCTCCGTGTCGTTGACGTTCAAGTGATCCGCAGGGAGTGACCATGGCGGTGACCGCCGCGATCGTCGGGCCGGGCAACATCGGCACCGACCTGCTGTACAAGCTGCTGCGCAGCGAGCACATCGAGCCGCGCTACATGGTGGGCGTCGACCCCGACAGCGAAGGGCTCAGGCGGGCGGCGAAGCTGGGCCTGGAGACCAGCCACGACGGCATCGACTGGCTGCTGGCCCGCCCCGAGAAGCCGGACCTGGTGTTCGAGGCGACCTCGGCGTACGTGCACCGCCAGGCCGCGCCCCGCTACGAGGAGGCCGGGATCCGGGCGATCGACCTGACGCCCGCCGCGGTCGGTCCCGCCGTGGTGCCGCCCGCCAACCTGCGCGAACATCTGGACGCCCGCAACGTCAACCTGATCACCTGCGGCGGGCAGGCCACGATCCCGATGGTGTACGCGGTGTCCCGGGTGGTGCCGGTGGAGTACGCCGAGATCGTCGCGTCGGTGGCGTCGGTGTCGGCCGGGCCGGGCACCCGCGCCAACATCGACGAGTTCACCAAGACCACCGCCCGCGGCATCGAGACCATCGGCGGCGCCCGGCGCGGCAAGGCGATCATCATCCTCAACCCGGCCGACCCTCCGGTGATCATGCGGGACACGGTGTTCTGCGCGATCCCGGCCGACGCCGACCGCGACAAGATCGCCGGGTCGATCGTCGACGTGGCCGCCGACGTGGCCTCCTACGTGCCCGGCTACCGGCTGCGCGCCGAACCCCAGTTCGACGACCCGGCCCCGGAGAGCGGCGGGCTCGCCCGCGTGGCGATCTTCCTGGAGGTGGAGGGCGCGGGCGACTTCCTGCCCCCGTACGCCGGGAACCTCGACATCATGACCGCCGCCGCCGTCAAGGTCGGCGAGGTCCTCGCGACCGAGGCAGGAGACTGACATGCCGTACTCCGACACCCTCGACATCCGGATCACCGACTCCTCGCTGCGCGACGGCTCGCACGCCAAGCGCCACCAGTTCACCGTCGACCACGTCACCTCGGTCGTCGCCGCGCTGGACGAGGCCGGGGTGCCGGTCATCGAGGTCACCCACGGCGACGGGCTCGGCGGGTCCTCGTTCACCTACGGGTTCTCCGCCACGCCGGAGCAGGAGCTGATCAAGGCGGCGGTCAAGACCGCGACCAAGGCCAAGATCGCGTTCCTGATGCTGCCGGGCGTCGGGGTCAAGGACGACATCCGCGAGGCCGCCGACAACGGGGCGCGGATCTGCCGGATCGCCACCCACTGCACCGAGGCCGACGTGTCGGTGCAGCACTTCGGGCTGGCCCGCGACCTGGGCCTGGAGACCGTCGGGTTCCTGATGATGGCGCACTCCCAGCCGCCGGAGGTGCTGGCGAAGCAGGCGCGGATCATGGCCGACGCCGGGTGCCAGTGCGTGTACGTGGTGGACTCGGCGGGCGCCCTGATCCTGGAGGAGACCTCCGACCGGATCGCCGCCCTGGTCGCCGAGCTGGGGGACGACGCCCAGGTCGGCTTCCACGGCCACGAGAATCTCGGCCTCGGCGTCGCCAACAGCGTCGCCGCCGTCCGCGCGGGGGCGCTGCAGATCGACGGGTCGGTCCGCCGCCTGGGCGCGGGCGCGGGCAACACGCCGGTCGAGGCGTTCGTGGCGGTCTGCGACAAGCTCGGCATCCGCACCGGCGTCGACGTGTTCAGGATCGTCGACGCCGCCGAGGACGTGGTCCGCCCGGTCATGGACTCCGAGTGCCTGCTGGGCCGGATGGAGATCATGATGGGGTACGCGGGCGTGTACTCCAGCTTCCTCAAGCACGCCGACCGCCTGGCCGCCCGCTACGGCGTGCCCGGCGCGCAGATCCTGGTCCGCGCCGGGGAGCGCAAGCTGATCGGCGGCCAGGAGGACCAGCTCATCGACATCGCCATCGAACTGGCCGAAGAGCAGGGCTGACCCCGCTCGCCGCCGGGCCGGGCCCCGCAGGACCCGGTCAGGCCGGGTCGCCGGTCACCGCCTCCACCAGCGCCCCCGTCACGGTGGCGTGGTCGAGGTCCAGCCGCTCGGCGACCCGGCCGGCCTGCCGCGGAACGTGCACCGGCGCCATCGGCGCGATCACCGACGCTGCCGCCCGCAACGCCGCCGCCCTGTCCTCCGGCGACCGCAGCGCCCCGCCCGCCCGTTCCACCGCGGCGTCCACGACGAGATCCGCCATCGGCCGCGCGCCCTCCAGAACGCGCCGCAGCCCTTCCGGCCCCTCCCGCCGCAGCACCTCCGCCGGGTCGTCACCCGGTTCGAACAGCGCCACGTCCACGGGCGCGCTCACCTCGCGCAGGACGTCCCACGCCCGCAGCGCCGCGGCCCGCCCCGCCGGATCCCCGTCCAGCGCCACCAGGATCCCGGCCTGCGCGGACGCGCGGGTCAGGAGGGCGCGGAGTTGTTCGGGGGTGATGGTGGAGCCGCAGGTCGCGATGCCGGCATGGGCGGGGAGGGCGTTGATCGCCAGGGCGTCGAAGGGGCCCTCGACGATGACCGGGCGGGCGCCGGCGGCGAGACGGTCGCGGGACTCGTGCAGGCCGTAGAGCAGGCGGCCCTTGCGGAACAGGGCGGACTCGGGGCTGTTGAGGTACTTCGGGCCGCCGCCCCCGCCGTGGCGGCGGCCGATGAAGCCCGCGATCGTCCCGCGGGCGTCCCGCAGCGGGAACATCGCCCGGTCGCGGAACCTGTCGTACAGGACTCCGCCGCGTCCTCTGCGCGCCAGCCCGGCGGCGATGATCGCGTCGTCGGGCAGGCCGAGATGCCGCAGGTGGCCGGTCAGGGCCTGCCAGGCGGCGGGCGCGCAGCCGACCGGGGCGTCCGCGGGCAGGCCGCGCCGGGCCAGGTGGGCGGGCACCCAGCCGCCGGGGGCCTGGGCGAGGAAGAACGCGTGCGCGGCCTCCAGGCAGGCATGGGCGGCCCGGGCCGCCTCCAGTTCCGCGGCGACGACGGCGGCGGCCCGCAGGATCCGGTCACCGGCGGAGATCACGGCCCCGGTGTCGGCGGCCCAGGCCCGCACCTCCGGATACACCAGGTGCGTCGCCCGGACCCCGAGATGCGCCAGCACCAGGTACGCCACCGAGGAGGTGTGCTCGGGCAGCAGCCGCCGGCCCAGCCGCAGCGCCAGCGCCGTCAGCGCCTCCCGCACCACCGGGGGGTCGGGGTCGGCCTGCACCCCGAGGGCGTGCGCCGCCTGCCGCAGCCGTTCGTACGCCGCGTCGGGCGGCAGGGCGCGCGGCGGCAGCGGCGCCCCGTCGGTCTGCGCGATGTCGAACACCGCCCGGGTCCGGCCGTTGCGCGACAGGATCCGGATCCCCGTCTCGCCCTTGCGCACGTACCGCCCGGCCGCCCGCCACTCGTCGTAGGACCGGACGTCGGCGGCGAACCGCCACTGCGCGGCGATCAGCACCGTGTTGACGAACCCGTGCCGCCCGTACCGCGCCGCCCGTTCCAGCCACCAGGTCCAGGGCCGCGAGCCCGCCAGCAACCGGGCGATCTCCTGCTCGGCCACACCGCGCAGCACGCTGCGCGTCCGCTCCGCCGGGGGCACCACCGCGGGCATGGGAAGCCTCCACACGTCGACCGTGGGGAAGCCATAAACGTGATACCCATAAACATTTCCACCCAAAACACCCGACAAGGGGGAACTCCCTCACCGGGCCGCCCTGCCCTGGCCCGCGTGCGCGCCGAACTCCTCGACCCGTGCCCGCGACGCCAGGACCGCCTCACCCGCCCCACCAGCGACGATGTGGCATGCCCGACATGCCGGCCGGGCATGGCGGCATGGGATGATCATGTCCATGCTGGACGTCGTCGCCTGGGTGCACATCGCCGGCGGCCGGATGCTCGCCGTCCGGGCGCGCGGCCGCGACCTGCTCTACCTGCCCGGCGGCAAACGCGAGGCGGGGGAGGCGGACTGGGCGGCGATCTCCCGCGAGGTCCGCGAGGAGCTGTCGGTCGAGCTGGACCCGCGCACGTTCCGCAGGCTGGGCGTGGTGCACGCGCCCGCCCACGACCAGCCGGAGCACACCCATGTGCGGATGTCCTGCTTCACCGCCGCCTTCCACGGCCGCATCCACCCGTCCGGCGAGATCGACGAGCTGCGCTTCGTGTCGGTGAACGAGCGGGAGCTGCTGGCCCCGGCCGCCCGCGCCGCCCTCGACCTGGCCGCCGACTCCGGCCTGCTCGGCTGAACCGGCCGGTCAGCGGCCCTCCGCCCGGCGGCGCGCATCCTCGGCCGCGCGGGACGCCCGGGTGTGCTCCCGCCGGGCCACCTCCACCCGGCGCTCGGCCGCCCTCCGCCGTTCCAGCGCCCGGTCCAGGCGGCGGCGCAGCTCGTCGGCCTCGGCGGCGCGCTCGTCCAGCTCCCGCTGCGCCTCGGCGACCTCCGCCGCCCACTCCGCCGCCTCCTTGGCGGCCTTGTCCGCCTCCCGCCGGGCGGCCTCGGCGGCCTCCTCCCGGCGTCGGCGTTCCTCCTCGGCGCGCTGCTTCTTGGAGACCTCGGGCCCGGGCTCCGGGGGAGCCGCCGGGCGGGCGGGCGCGGTGAACCCGGCCGGCACGAACCCCGCGTGGCTGCGCGGCCTGTCCAGCGTCCCGATCCGCACCTCCTCGGCGACCCGCGGATCCACCGCCGCCGCCTGCAGGGTGTCCTCCACCTCGCGCCGGATCTGGTCCCGCAGCGGCAGCCCGGCGTCGGCGGCCAGCCGTTCGGCGGTGCGCAGCAGCATCGCCACGATCTCCCCGCGCCGCTGCTCCAGGCCCCCGATCGGCTCGCCCGCCGCCCACGCCGCGCGCAGCCGGGCGCCCAGGTCCAGCAGCATCGCCAGGTCCCCGCCCGCCGCCCGGGACAGCCGGTTGACCGCCCACGCCGACACCGTGGGCTTGTGCAGCGCCCCGATCCTCCTGGCCAGCGCGGCGTCCCCGGCGGCACGCGCCTCGGCCACCAGCCGTCTGCGGGTGTCCATGAATTCCGCGGGCGGGACTCCGTACAGCTCGTGCGCGGCGGAGGCGAGATCCACACCGGCTGTCTACCCGGCCGGGCGTCCGCTCAAGAGGCCCCGAACCGCCGGGCCGACGCGTCCTCCTGGGCCAGCCGGTGCAGCGCGACCAGCACCTGGTCGTACACCACGGTCGCGGCGAGCATGCGCAGCGCCTGGGCGCGCGTGGTGTCCTCCCGCAACTGCCCGGTCTCGTGCTCGGCCAGCGCGGCGGCGGCCTGCGCGTACGGGCGCAGGGCCGCGGGCGACGGCGTGAACCCCAGCCGCCGCAGCGCGACGAACGCCTGGGCCAGCACGGTCCGGGCCGGGGCCTCCTCGGTGACCCGCCAGCCCAGCTCCTCCAGCAGCGCGTCCACCTCCCGGCGCGCGGCCCGCCAGGCCGGATCGTCGCCGGGCTCCTCCACCCGGGGCCCGATGGCGTACGCGGCGGTGCCGAACAGGTCGTGCAGCCCGATCCCGGGATCCTCCAGGGCCGTGATGATCCGCCGGATCGCCGCCACCGGCAGGTCCCCGGCCTCGCGCAGCGCCCGGATCAGCCGCAGCCGCTCCAGATGCGTCTCGTCGTACTCGGCCCTGGTCGCGGCGGAGTTCACGCCCTTCGGCAGCAGGCCCTCCCGGATGTAGAACTTGATCGTCTGCACCGGCAGCCCGCTGCGCTCGCTCAGCTCCGAAATCCGCATGGCACCTCCGATTGGATAGTAGTACTATCCAATTATTGGATAGTGGCAGTATCTAATGAGGAGGGCCGATGTTCACCGCCATCGAGGCCACCGGCGTCCGCGAACTGGACGCGCGCCCCACGCCGGACGGCGGGCTGCTGGCCCCGCTCGACCGGCCGCTGCTCGGCTGGACCCGCAAGCCGCACGGCTGGTGCCGCGGCGAGACCTGCCTGCCGGCCTTCCGCGCCGCCGCCGCCGAGACCCCGCAGGGGGTGGACGTCGCCGCGTTCGCCGAGCTGGTCGGCAAGGTCGCGGTGATCGACCAGGCCGAACGGGCGGTCGCCTTCGCCGACGGGACCGGGCCGCTCGCCGGCGGGCTCACCGCCGGCCACGCCCCCGACTTCGCCCTCGACGGCGTGTCCCTGGCCGGCCTGCGGGGCCGCAAGGTCGCGATCGTGTTCTGGGCCTCCTGGTGCGGCTGCCGCTACGACCTGCCCGCCTGGCAGGAACGGCACGACGAGCTGGAGCCGCACGGGCTGACCGTGCTCAGCGTCTCCCTCGACCGGACCGCCGGCGACGCCCGCCCCTGGATCGCCGAGGCGCACGCCGCGGCCCGCGCGCCGCACCCGGCCGTGATCGACACCGAGGGCCTGGTCGCCGAGCTCTACAACGTGATCAACGTGCCGACCGTGGTCTGGGTCGACGAGGAGGGCCGCATCGCCCGGCCGCAGGACACCCAGACCGCCACCGACCTGTTCCGCTCGATGAACGGGCTGGACTCCGCCAAGTCCGGGGAGGCGCTGCGCCGCTGGGTGCTCGACGGCGACGCGGGCCTGGACGCCGAGCAGGTCCGCCGCCACCTGCGTGTGCCGACCCCGGAGGAGAGCCGAGCCCGCGCCCACGCCCGGCTGGCCGCCTGGCTCGCCCGCGAGGGCCGCCCCGAGGCCGCCCGCCGCCACCTGGAGGCCGCCGCCGCGCTCGCGCCGCACGACGTGGCGATCCGCCGCGGCCTGATGCCGCTGACCGGCGAGGACCCGTTCGGCGACGCCTACTTCGCCCTCCGCGAGGAGCTGGAGCGCTCCGGCATCCCCCTCTACCGCCCGCTGCCCGTCAAGGAGTGAACGCCGATGGAGATCCCCTGGTCCGCCGTCGAGGCCCGCGACACCGGGCCGGTGGCGCTGGTCATGGCCTCCCGCTTCCAGTTGTCGAACGCCTGGCGGTCGCCGGTCTTCCTGGTCCACTCGCTGCGGCTGTGGCGGCAGGCCCGGCGCTCGCCCGGCGCGCTCGGCGTGTCCCTGCGGGCCGAGCCGCTGCGGGGCACGTTCTGGACCCTGTCGGCCTGGACCGACCGCAAGGCCCTCTACGCCTACGCCCGCACCGACCCGCACGGCCGGATCATGAAGAAGATCCGCCCGTGGACCCGCGACTCGGTGTTCCGCTTCTGGGAGATGCCGGTCGAGGACCTGCCGCGCCGCCGTGACGCGTCCGCCCTGTGGGACGAGGCCGGCGAGCGGCTCGCCCGGCCGGAGGAACGCGCATGAGATTCGCCCTGCTCAGGGCCGTGCAGCCGCTCACCCTGGTCCTCGCGCCGATCCTGCTCGTCCAGGGCCGCGGCGTACGGGCCCGCACGCCCCGCCTCCCCGAGGCCACCGGCCCCGAACGCGGCGCCGTGGACGGGAACGGCCCGGTGCTCCGGCTGGCCGTCGTGGGCGACTCGACCGCCATGGGCGTCGGCGCCGAGCGGCACGCCGAGGCGATGCCCGGGTTCACGGCCGCCGCGCTGGCCGCCGCCACCGGGCGTCCCGTCGCCTGGCAGGTCGCCGGCCGCACCGGGGCGACCGCCCGCCGGGTGAGCCGCGAGCACGCCCCGCGCCTGGACCCCGCCGACGCCGTCCTGGTCCTGGTCGGCATCAACGACCTGCTGAAACTCAGCCCGCTGCGGACCTGGGAACGCGACCTGGCCGACCTCGTCGCCGCCGTGCGCCGCAGCGCCGGGCCGGTCCCGGTGCTGATCGCCGGGATGCCCCACGTGCACCGCTTCCCGGCCCTTCCGCAACCGCTCCGCGCGGTGCTCGGCCTGCGCGCCCTGGCCATGGACCACGCCATGCGCCGGGTCGCCGCCCGCCTGCCGGACGTGACGCACCTGCGGGTCGGCACGCCCGACCTGCACCGCTACTTCGCCGCCGACCGCTTCCACCCGTCCCGCGAGGGCTACCGCCTCTGGGCCGAACGACTGGTCTCCGGATGGCGGATCCTCTCCGGGGACCGGCCGCCCGAACCGACGGCCGGGCGCTAGCCCGCGGTACGGCGCATCGCCTCGGTGATCTTCTCGGCGGCGGCCACCACCGCGGCGGCGTGCAGCCGGCCGGGGGAGCGGGTCAGCCGTTCCAGCGGCCCGGACACCGAGATCGCGGCGATCACCCGGCCGCCCGCCCCGCGGATCGGGGCCGACACCGAGCCCACGCCGGGCTCGCGCTCGCCGACGCTCTGCGCCCAGCCGCGCCGCCGCACCGCGGCCAGCGTGGCGGCCTCGAACTTGGCCCCGCGCAGCCCCCGGTGCAGCCGGTCCGGCTCCTCCCAGGCCAGCAGGACCTGCGCGGCCGAGCCCGCCGTCATCGGCAGCGCGCTGCCCACCGGCACCGTGTCGCGCAGCCCGCTG is a genomic window containing:
- a CDS encoding TlpA disulfide reductase family protein; this encodes MFTAIEATGVRELDARPTPDGGLLAPLDRPLLGWTRKPHGWCRGETCLPAFRAAAAETPQGVDVAAFAELVGKVAVIDQAERAVAFADGTGPLAGGLTAGHAPDFALDGVSLAGLRGRKVAIVFWASWCGCRYDLPAWQERHDELEPHGLTVLSVSLDRTAGDARPWIAEAHAAARAPHPAVIDTEGLVAELYNVINVPTVVWVDEEGRIARPQDTQTATDLFRSMNGLDSAKSGEALRRWVLDGDAGLDAEQVRRHLRVPTPEESRARAHARLAAWLAREGRPEAARRHLEAAAALAPHDVAIRRGLMPLTGEDPFGDAYFALREELERSGIPLYRPLPVKE
- a CDS encoding SGNH/GDSL hydrolase family protein gives rise to the protein MRFALLRAVQPLTLVLAPILLVQGRGVRARTPRLPEATGPERGAVDGNGPVLRLAVVGDSTAMGVGAERHAEAMPGFTAAALAAATGRPVAWQVAGRTGATARRVSREHAPRLDPADAVLVLVGINDLLKLSPLRTWERDLADLVAAVRRSAGPVPVLIAGMPHVHRFPALPQPLRAVLGLRALAMDHAMRRVAARLPDVTHLRVGTPDLHRYFAADRFHPSREGYRLWAERLVSGWRILSGDRPPEPTAGR
- a CDS encoding IclR family transcriptional regulator, translated to MDNSSGVGVLDKAVLVLNALEAGPASLASLVQTTGLARPTAHRLAVALEHHRLVHRDAQGRFILGPRLAELAVAAGEDRLLAIAQPVLAQLRDHTGESAQLYRRQGDVRVCVAAAERSSGLRDTVPVGSALPMTAGSAAQVLLAWEEPDRLHRGLRGAKFEAATLAAVRRRGWAQSVGEREPGVGSVSAPIRGAGGRVIAAISVSGPLERLTRSPGRLHAAAVVAAAEKITEAMRRTAG